A stretch of DNA from Leopardus geoffroyi isolate Oge1 chromosome B3, O.geoffroyi_Oge1_pat1.0, whole genome shotgun sequence:
attgaataaaagaataaagcaggACAATGCAATTATGCCACTTGTTGAGATCATAAACAGGCCCAGAACATAAGTATCTACACAAGCTAGCTGGAACACCACAGGAAGGTCACAGAAAAAGCTGTCTACTTCATTGGGACCACAGAATGGTAATGTGAGAGCAAATATGACCTGGCTCATTGAATGCATGACTCCCACAACCCAGGAAGCCACCACAAGGGCAGCGCACACCCAGGGTCTTATGACTGAAGTGTAGCGGAGAGGCTTGCATATTGCAATATACCTATCAAGGGACATGGCCATAAGTAAAATTATCTCAGTACCAGTAAAAAGGTGTAGGAAAAATATCTGGGTGATACAACCATCAAAGGAGATGGTTTTGTGTCCAGTGAGGTAGTCTGCAATCATCTTAGGGGTGGTAAAGGAAGCAAGGGACATATCAATGATGGAAAGGTTGGTAAGTAGAAAATACATAGGAGAGTGTAGGTGAGAGTCAGCTATAACCGTGATGACTATGAGACTGTTACCAACCATTGTTGCcacataaaacaatgaaaacactaTGAAGAAAAACAGCTGTAGTTCCCAGGAATTAGAGAGTCCAagcaaaacaaattcagaaaCAGACTTATTGGCCACATCCATTGTCCTGATTGATAGGTGGAAACCTgtatcaaaggaaaaaagagacagaaaatacaatTCTATTTAAACAAAAGCTCTAAGAATCCACTTTCAAAGATGTTGTTTCCTCTATGAAAACTTATCTTTGCTATTCTTTCCATCTTCATTTGTATGTTAGTTTGAAAGATAATTATAGGGTATTAGAGATTATAGTGAAATAAAGCTTAAGTCATAGATATTGAAAATAATATCTGTTATTTGGTACTATATAGCAATCAAATTGAGAATATGTCATTATAATGTATCTACTTAACTACATATTtgtccatctattcatccatatAATCCTAAggataatagctaacattaagGAAGCACCTGCTCTGGGATGGCTGTGTGTTATACACacgcacgtgcgtgcacacacacacagaagtcatTTAGAATTCATCACTAAGAATACCCTTactgaaagaatatataaaatttatatatttataaatatatatatattgcattataGACAGGCTTCAGTGAACAGTTGCAGAATGCTTGTAAATTTCCAGAGAAGATTTTCAACATAATCACAGATATCAGTTGAACCCATCACAGAGAAAATTAGTTTTGCTGATCTTTATCGAATGGAAGAAGACTGCTTTATTATCAGGTTTACTACAGTATAGCCATACAGCCCAGAGAAAGGCATTTACCTTTTCTTcacaatttcttttctgttaaaatatGAATCTGTTCCTCCTACAAGTATTTATAGTTCTATGACTTAAAAATGTACCTTTATCTCCTAAAGACTACTATATCACATCCTTTTTATGGGAAAGAGCTCCAAGATTAAGCTCTTTAAGCCCTCCCCTGTTGAATTGTCCTTTCATATATGCTAATATATGTAAACTATTTTATTGATCTCAGCTCCATGAAATCAGGGTTAGGGGATGgaagtaggaagggcagagatttaaaatctttcagtagaaataattttgtaaaacactTAAACTTACCAGATCTACAGCAGAATCAGGGCTTGAGATTATTCAGTGTTAGGTAGGCTCTGACAGAGAGCATATAGGaggtaattttatatataaataaatgacctAGTTGATCATTAGTTGTTTAGCAGCTGTAGATAAAATAGATATTGTAGAAACTTGGGGCTTGACCAAGAAAACATCTTGCAATGGGATTCATTAAATAGCAAAGATGGTATTATTTGGCTCACAACAAGAATATATGTCAAAAGTCTTATGGGAATTTACAATGATTATTTTCATCTGGACCAGAGAGATTCATGGAATGGAAGTTAGAACAGCCATCATTTAAGAGTTAGCTAGAAATATCAAACCAGTGAGCTTTAATAAGCACCTCTGATTAAGCATGTTCTACAGGCAGTggagaataaaacccaaaaacattcaCCTCTGCTTCaagtcatttattatttctttgggtATATTGAAtacctataaataaaaaattagtgaaaaaaatacagtcaAATAAATCTAATGTTCACACAATTCTCAGAGATCATTAGTGAActgaattttagataaaatttataGAATGTTTAATCAAGAAAGTGGTCTTGCAGGGGCAGGGAAATGATGCATTTTGCTATTTATAtggatttgaatatttttcacttcttactattttttactgttttgtgtCAAAAACACACAAGTATTCAGAGCAGtactatttacaacagccaaaagtttgataaatgaatgaacaaaatgtgcTAGAGTGATGCAATGGATTATTATTTAGCTATAAAATGAAATGACGTATGAAGACTGATACAAATTACAGCATAgttgaatcttaaaaacattttaagtgaaaatagttAGATATATCTAccttttaatgtgtgtgtgtgtgtgtgtgtgtgtgaaagaacaaaatcacagcaaaagagcTTAATTAAATGGAGATGAGTGATATGCCTGATAAAGATTTCAAAGCAATGGCCTTAAGTATATTCACTAGACTTGAGAAAAGTCAAGTGAGAATCAAAAATCACTTGAGACTCTCAGTgaaatcttcaacaaagagaaagaaaatattaaaaacaatcagATGAAATTCAataactcaaattaaaaatacactaaaaggaATAACTAGTAaacaagaggaagcagaggaatgaatcagtGAGCTGGTagatagagtaatggaaagcacccaagcacaacagcaaaaggaaaaagaacaataaaaaaaaatgaaaatatgtcagAGGAACTCAGCAATgtcattcacattatagggatcctaaaaggagaagagagagaaaaagggcagaaaatttatttcaagaaataatagctgaaaacttcccttatatatggaagaaagcaaacatccaaatccaggaggcataAAGAGCCGCctaaaaaatcaacccaaggaggtccacaccaagaaaCATAATAAGTAAAATGGCAagaagtagtgataaagagagaatcttaaaagcaacaagaggggaggggggaaaaaaaaaaagcagttacatacaagggaaactccataaggctatcaactgatttttcagcaggaatttttcaaagtgctgaaaggtaAAAcatacagccaagaatactctatccagtaggctatcattcagaatagaaggagagacaaagggtTTTCTAggcaaataaaagttaaaggaattcatgaccactaaaccagccctacaagaaatgtcaAAAGGGACCTTTTGAgtggaaagaccataagtaagagTAAGCAAAGCgggaagcacaaaagcagaaaaaatatatctgtaaaaataagtcaataagggactcacaaaatgaaagaatgtaaaggacaccatatacctaaaatgtggcaGGCGGGAGGGAGAGAAGTAAGAATGGAtacaaacttaagtgaccatcaatttaatatagatggccctatgcagaagatgttatatataaaattgatGCTAATTACAAATCCAAAActagtaatagatatgcaaaaaatagaaagaaaggaatccaagtctATGACTAAAGAAAGCCAAGTTTTAGTGAGAGAAGAGAACAAGGGGATAACGTaagagaagaactataaaaacaaccataaaacaagtaacaaaataactataaatacatacctatcaataattactttaaatgtaaacggCCTCAGTGCTCCAGTCAAAAGAAAGAGGGTgatgaaatggattaaaaaaatccatatactGCCTACAGAGGTTCATTTCAGaactaaagacacatgcagattgaaaaggaagttgaagtagccatacttatatcaaacaaaatagactttaaaacaagaaacaaagataagagacaaagaaggacactatataatcattaaGAGGACAATACAAGAAGAtgtaacagttgtaaatatttatacatccaAAATTAAatcacccaaatacataaaatagttaataaagataaagaaactaattgatagtaatacaataatagttgaGGACTGCAACATCCCACTTATATCAATGAACAGATgacccaaacagaaaatcaacaaggaaacagtagctttgaatgacacattggactagatggatttaacagatatattcagaatatcccatcctaaagcagcagaatacacattcttttcaagggcacacagaatattatccagaatagatcacaaaacaagtctacaaaacaagtctcaatgaaTTCACAAAGACTGAAGTTatatcatgcatttttttttttaccatgaatcTTTCTGACCACtagctatgaaactagaaatcaacaagacaaaatctggaaagaccacaaatacatgaaggttaaataacatgctactaaacaatgaatgggtcacccAAGAAATCATAGAAGAACtcaaaaaacatatggaaacaaatgagaatgaaaacacattGGTCCAAaactttgggatacagcaaaagcagttctaagagggaagtttatagtaatatAGGCCAAccacaagaagcaagaaaaatctcaaataaacaacctaacctgaTACGTAAAGGAGCTGGAAGAATAGCAAACAagacctaaaaccagcagaaggaaggaaataataaagattagggcagaaataaatgatacagaaacttagaatagatcaatgaaaccaagagctgtttctttgaaaaaataataaaattgataaagttCTAGTgcgacttatcaagaaaaaaaaaggataaaggacTCAAACACAATCACAAATgacagaggagaaataaccaacatCACAGAAGTACAAACagctgtaagagaatattataaaaaaactattttccaacaaattagacaacacagaagaaagggaaaaattccTGTAAATATATAAACTCCCAAAATTGAATCAGGATGTAAtaaaaagtttgaacagaccaattaccactaaatcaaaattaaaaaaacttagaatgaataaaagtccaggacgagatggcttcacaggcaaattgtaccaaacatttaaagaagagttagtacctattcttcccaaactattccaaaacatagaagagggaggaaacttccaaattcattctatgaggccagtatcaccctgataccaaaaccagataaagacactgcaAAAATAACTACAGGCCAatgtctctgatgaacatagatgcaaaaatcttcaacaaaatattaccaaactggggcatctgggtggctgaatcggttaagcatccaactcttgatttcagctcaagtcatgatctcacagtttgtgagattgagccctaggtcaggctctgtgctgacagcgcagagcctgcttgggattttctctctccctctctctctctgcccctcccccactcactctctctcaaaataaataaaatatatatattagcaaaccaaatccaacaatacattaagaaaacCATTCACCCCAATCAAGTTGCATTAATTCCCAGGATGCAagcatggttcaatatttgcaaatcaatcatcATGATACTTCACAtcaataaaggaaaggataaaaaccatatgatcatttcagtagatttagaaaaagcatttgacaaaatacaacattcattcacaataaaagccctcaacaaagtagtgTAGAGGGAAAATACAtccacataataaataaatgccatatatggaaaacccacaggtaacatcatactcagcTAAGAtggggaacaagacaaggatatcaactctcacaacttttattcaaaGTAGTAATGCAAGTCCTATCCACataaatcagacaacaaaaagaaaaggcatccaaattgataaggaaaaagtaaaactttcactatttgcagatgacataatcctATATGTAGAAATCCTATATATAGAAAgctaccggggtgcctgggtggcttagtcattaagcggctgacttcggctcaggtcatgatctcgcagtttgtgagttcgagccccgcatcagactctgtgctgacagctcagagcctggagcctgtttcagattctgtgtctccctctctctgaccctcctccgttcatgctgtctctctctctctgtctcaaaaataaataaacgttaaaaaaaattaaaaaaagaaaagctaccaaaaattattagaactgataaatgaattcagcacagttgcatgatacaaaatcaatatgcagaatGTGTTgcattttatacactaataatgaagcagcagagagaaaaattaagaaaacagtcccatttacaattgtaccaaaaatatgatacctaggaattaacctaatcaaagaggtgcaagacctgtactctgaaaattctaaaacattgatgacagaaattcaagatgacacaaagagatagaaagaaactccatgctcatggattggaagaacaaatattgttaaaatgtctatactacacaaagcattctataaatttaatgcaatccctatcaaaataccaacaggagttttcacagaactagaacaaacaatcctaaaatttatatggaatcacaaaagacctcaaatagccaaagcaaccttgaaaaagaaaagcagagctggaaatatcacaattccagacttcatgttacattacaaagctgtagtaatcaaaacagtatggcactggcacaaaaatagacatatcaatcaatggaatagagtggaaaacccagaaataaacccacaattatatgatcaattaatcttcagtgaagcagaaaagaatatccaatgggaaaaagtctcttcaaaaaatagtgttgggaaaactggtcagctatacacaaaagaatggaccactttcttacaccatacacaaaaataaactcaaagtggattaaagacctaaatgtgtgaaacccgaaaccataaaattcctagaagaaagcacaggcggTAATATCTCttacattggccatagcaacttttttctagatatatctcctgaggcaaggcacattaaagcaaaaataaattgttgggactacatcaaaatgaaagatTCTGCAgagcaaagtaaacaatcaaaactaaagggcaacttaaggaatgggaaaatatatttgcaaatgacatattcatagaaggttagtatccaaaatatgtaaagaaattataaaactcaatacccaaaacaaataatccaattaaaaaatgggcagaagatatgaacagacatttctccaaaaaagacataccaatgaccaacagacacatgaaaagatgctcaacatcacttatcttcaggaaaatccaaatcaaaactacaatatcacctcacacctgtcagaatagctaaactCAAAAACACCAGGGataagtgctggcaaggatgtagaaaaaaaggaaccctcctgcactgttggtggaaatgcaaactggtacagctactgtggaagacaatgtggaggttcctcaaaaaaaaaaaaaaaaaaaaagaaaagaagaaaaggaaaagaaaaaagaaaagaaaagaaaagaaaaagaaaagaaagaaaaaggttaaaaatagaactaccctacaatccagtaatctcactattagatatttacccaaaagacaCAAGAACACttattcaaagggatacatgcagccctaggtttatagcagcattatttacaatggccagattatggaaacagccaaagTGTCCAATGTTTGATGATTGGATTAAGAAAATGTTGTATATACACAGTGGCATAtaattcagccacaaaaaggaaagaaatcctgttatttgcaatgacatggatggaactagagagtataatgttaagcaaaataaagagtgacaaataccatatgattccactcatgtgtgaaatttaagaaacaaaataagtaaaggggaaagaagagagaggggcaaaccaagaaatagactctcaattgtagaaaacaaactgatagttaccagagaagatgtgggtgggggttgggttaAATGgttgatggggactaaggagtgcaCGTGTGATAAGCACCAGGCATtatatagaagtgttgaatcactatattgtatacttaaagctaatattacactgtatgttaactaactggaattaaataagaactttttaaaaataaattcttcccttggtgtaagtttaaaaaaaataaaacaattaaaaagactaAGGTAATAATTGTAACAGTGTACTATAATAATTATAGACATAATACGTGTAACAATAATATCACAAAATAGAGGGAAAGGGAATAGAACTATATAAAAGTACTGTTTCCATTTCTCACTAGAATCAAGTTAATATAAATCTGAAGCTGATGTCCATAAGATACACAGTAAGAACTGGAACAACTactaaggaaataattcaaaaagataaaaaaaatcattaaagaaggTAAAGgactacattaaaaatatttattcaaggggcgcctgggtggctcagtcagttaagcatccgacttcagctcaggtcatgatctcatggtctgtgagttcaagccccacgtcgggctctgtgttgacaactcagagcctagagcctgcttc
This window harbors:
- the LOC123582218 gene encoding olfactory receptor 4K2 — protein: MDVANKSVSEFVLLGLSNSWELQLFFFIVFSLFYVATMVGNSLIVITVIADSHLHSPMYFLLTNLSIIDMSLASFTTPKMIADYLTGHKTISFDGCITQIFFLHLFTGTEIILLMAMSLDRYIAICKPLRYTSVIRPWVCAALVVASWVVGVMHSMSQVIFALTLPFCGPNEVDSFFCDLPVVFQLACVDTYVLGLFMISTSGIIALSCFILLFNSYVIVFVTIKHHSSKGSSKALSTCTAHFIVVFMFFGPCIFIYMWPLSSFLTDKILSVFYTIFTPILNPVIYTLRNQEVKTAMRKLKNRLLNPNKTTPWHYF